TACCTTATTTGCGTTTAGTAGCTACCTGTACAAGCGCAGTTGATGCACTGCCCATTCTACTGAAAGAGCGTCCTGATTTACTTTTTTTAGATATTAGGATGCCGGGCTTGAATGGATTGGATTTGTTAAAGGCCTTTACTTTTACGTATCACCCCCACGTTATACTTACGACTGCTCATACTGAGTACGCGGTAGATTCCTATGAGTACGATGTAAGCGATTACCTATTAAAACCCATTGCTTTGGAGCGTTTTATGAGGGCCTTAGGAAAAGTGTATTTAGGAGAAACTCCTGGCAACCATTCCTTTTCTCACCGCATTTGGATAAAGAAGGGTTATGAGCAGATACAGGTTATGGCTGACGAAATCCTGTATATTGAAGGGATGGATGATCACGTAAATGTTTTCTTACAGGATAAGTCAAGTCGTTCAAATGTTGACATGCCCATTAAATTCATCACCTCGTATGTTAGTATGCAGTTTATGGAGGATAGTTTGCCACAATCCTTATTCATCCGGATTAGCCGCTCCTACATTGTGCATAAAACCGCTATCTACTCTATCGATAAGAAACAGATTAAATTAATAAACGGGCTAGAAATCTCCATTGGCCCTACCTACAGGGATTCTCTTAACGTTTTGTTTAGTAACAAACCTATGGGTTATTAATAGTTTACCGAGAACTTCTTCTTCTTCACTGGTTGAGATTCATGATTCACCGAGTACCGTTATCAGGGGCTTGATTAAGTCGGCGTTGATGATGTAGCTTTAAGCCTTAATCAATCTATTATTCACCGTTTAAACTATTTTCCAATGAACACGTCAGCACCAGTATCCGAAAATTTAGCATTCAAAAAGAAAGTTATTGCTCAAGCGACGACAAAGCCTTTGTCAACTTCCGGTACCATTCTGCTTTCCACGATTCCCTGTACTTTAGGTACTACGCGGTAAGCGTTCAATCCGTCAGAGCCAAAGACCTTAACTCTTTGGCCCTTCTTTCATTTTTACTTTCCCTAGCACCCACTTCATTCACGCCTTACCTCACAGCTAATAGAGTTGGGAGGTACACTTCCCTTTTGATTGAACCAAGCCATTCTCCGCTTATGAAGTCTATTCAAATGCTTCCTTTCTTCCTGCTTCGGACCCCGGTATGGCCTAACCCATTCCCCACTAAAGGGCCGCTAATCCCTAGCTTCGAGTTCCTACGAGAGAATGTATTTTTTCAGGCCGCGATTGCTTCGGCTTCTCCAACCCTTTGGCAGCAAATGCAAAAAGAAGGTCCCCTCCCACCATCAGTCAAGCAGAGTATATTAAAGTACTTTATTCGCATGAGCACTCGCCCTACGCCGTATGGTCTTTTAGCGGGAGTGAGTTTGGGAAAAATAGATGCCACTTCAAAGGTATCGTGGAAGACTAAACGTTTGAAGCCTCACCATCGCCTAGATATTGAATACCTCTTGGCATTAATTCAAGCCTTGGCATGTATGCCAAAGGTACAAACGCAACTCCGCTTCTACACCAATCCCATCTATTACTGCCATCAGGACTCGTTACGCTATCTCGATCAAGTAGACGGAAGTCATGTTATTAGTGAAGTGGAATTAACGGAACCGCTTCGAGAGCTTCTAATGGATGCTCAGCAGGGACTTACCCTGCAGGCATTGGAAGCAAAGCTTACCAGCCATGAGTATTCTAAGCAAGCCGCGCTTTGCTATATTGAATCCCTCATTACCAATCAGTTACTAATTAATGAACTTCATCCATCCTTAACGGGAGAAAATCCACTTCAGCTTTTGTTACAAAAACTTAGCCCTTTACAGGATGTATCGTCTGAATTGGCATTCTTAAAAATGCTGGAAAAACATTTACTTCTCGATGAGGTTAGTACAAGGGTCCCCAACTTAAACGTACACAATACACCGTTATCTGAAATTCCAGTAATTCAGCAAACGGATCTGTACTTACAAACTCATTCCTGCACCTTAAGTGAAAAGGTCCGGGAATTGATTACCTCGCAACTTTCTGATCTCCTGGTTCTCCCTGCAACGCAAACAGACTCATCGATTTTAAGTTTTGCCAAACACTTTCGCGCGCGTTATGGCGCTCAGTCTGTACCGCTATTACAGGCTTTAGATCCTGATTGGGGAATCGGATTTGGAGATCAAGTCGCTCCCTACGCTCCGTTAGTGGAGGGATTAGTTCCTTTTGCCTCAAGTCCCGACACAAATTCTGATTCAGAAGCCTTCCGTAACTTACGAACAAAAGTGCTAAAGCAAGCATTAAGAGAGAAACAGACTTCCATCAAGATCGAGGCGGAAGATTTAGCATCTTGTCAACCGAGTCGAACGAAAATCCCTACTAGTTTTTATGCTTTGGGTAACCTAATTGCTTCTTCTAGTGCTAGCTTAGATCAGGGCTTTTTTCTTTTTCACTTGCTTTCTGTGTATGGCCCTTCCGCCGCGAACTTAATGGCCCGTTTTGCCACGTACGATTCGGCCTTAAGTGATCACTTAGTTGATGCTCTGAGAGAAGAAGAAGCTCAAGAGCCTGAAGCAATCTTTGCGGAAATTGTCTATCTTCCGAAGGGTCGGGCAGGTAATATCATTCAACGTCCCCAACTCCGAACGTATGAAATTCCCTGTTTGGGAAAAGCCAGTGTAAAGCCTGAATTTCAAATTCACCTGGACGACCTTTCGGTTCAGGTTGAGGAAAGCGGCTATATACATTTATTTTCATCACGGCTTCAAAAAAAAGTAATTCCGCGGCTTTCTTCGGCCCATAACCCTGCGCAAGGCCCGCCTGTCTATCAATTTCTAGTTGCCTTGCAAAGTCAAGAGCATGGCTTTCCCTTAGCCTGGGATTGGAAAGAATTGAAAGAAGAACCTTTTCTACCCAGGGTTATCTATCAAAACATTTGTTTATGCCGGGCTCGTTGGCGCATTAAAAACTATATTCCCTTTCGTTCCTTGCCCCGCTGGGTATGCCTAACCCACTATGATCAGGAATTAGTACTGGATTTGAAGAAGGATTGGGGCAGGGAATTACTCCAGGCTGAACTTTCCAAACATAACACCCTTATCCTGCAGGAATGGTTAATGCCGGCCAATCATTGCTGGATACGAGAACAGAATACCTCCTATACCAATGAAGTCATTCTCCCCTTTAAATCCCTAAAGCCCCCCGTGCTGAAACCTATGCCAACCCTCACGTTTCACCAACCCTACACCTTTCCTCCGGGATCTTCCTGGTTGTATGCTAAATTATACGCTGGCCCTACGATTCAGGAGGAATTATTAACTACACAGCTTCCTTCCATCTTAACGCAGCTAGCAGACCGGTTAAAAAGTTGGTTCTTCATTCGTTACGCGGATCCCGAACTCCATCTACGACTACGCATGCAAGGAAACGATTCTTATTTTTATGTAAGGGCTTTGGCACTTTTGGAAAAGGCATTAAGTCCCCTTTTAACTGCCAATCAGCTGTATTGGCAGTTAGATACCTATCAACGCGAAGTAGACCGTTACGGCCCAGAGGCTATGCTCACTAGCGAAGATTTGTTTTGCGTAGATAGCTCGGCAACCTTAGCGTACTTACAAACGGAATGGCAGCCCCAGGATCGCATTTTATTTGCCTTGCAAAGTGTTGATGGGTATTTAGAAGATGCAGGATTCAATTTAGTGGCTAAACAAGCCTTTACGCATCAACAGGAAGAAGCTTTTTTACTTGAGCATCAAGCGGATAAAACCTTTCGCCAACAGCTTAACCAACGCTACCAAGCCTATCAGCCTAGAATTCATACTGCCCTTGCCTATCCTAGTGAAGATTGCCAGCGTATTTTACAAAGCAGATCGGCAAAAGTTCTTCCACTGTTTACCCAGTTAGCTCAAGTGAGTGCTCTTCCAGCCCGCTTACCAGATTATTTACACATGAGCATTAATCGCTTATTCACCGCGCATCAACGCACCTACGAACTACTTACCTATTATTTTCTCACTCGCTATTATACGTCTCAGCTTGCCCGTTTGAATCAAATGATTCACTTACCCCGCTAAATGCTTTGCTTCATTCTATACCTTTCATCTTGTAGACTTATGATCACGCTTGCAACGTATCTTAATCAATTACAGCCCTTGAGTGCTGGCTTTTGGCAGCAGATTCAAGTAATGGCCCATATTCAGCACTATCCCGCGGGCCACCAATTAGCGTATCCCGGCTATGCCCGCTCACAACTCTACTTTGTAGAAGAAGGGCTTATTAAAGTCTACACGTATGACGAAGAAACGGGGCTCCCGGCGATTCATCATTTCTTTCAAGCAGGGGATTTTATCATTTGGCCGGCTTCTCATCCGACTTTCCAATCCAATGCACTCTACGTCGAATGCCTGGAACCTAGTCACCTGGTTGGTTTTTCCTACCAGGCTTTGCATGACACGATTCTGCATTCTTCCGAAGCCTTAGACCTAGCTCACCGCATCATTGGGGATATTCTGAGAACGCTAGAGTTTCGCACCCAACTCCTTACGCAATCCACTGCCGGGCGCTACCAACACTTTTGCCAGCGATTTCCCTGTCATCGGCTGAAAAACATAGACATCGCCTCTTACTTACACCTGAGCGTTAGTACCATAAGTCGGTTAAGAAGTCGAATCTAGGGGTTCAGAATGCTCGCTAGCAATGCATTCTCTCTCTTTTAGCACTTTACTTCGTGCGCTAGCACATCCAGTGACTACAATAGCCTTCTTAGCTTTATCCTAACGATTCAAGGCACCCGCCTTCCGGTTTACACTCTTATACCATACCCTATGAATTACGTTCGCGAGCTAGTGCTAGCCCTACTAGTCCTCTTATTTGCCTATGCCGGCGTGAGTAAGCTTTGGGAGGGGCCGGAATTTGAGCGGCAACTAGCTGCCCAGCCCTTGCCAGACTGGTCTAAAACGCCTTTGCGTTACGGCTTACCGCTACTCGAATTAGTTATTGCAGGATGCCTACTCAGCAGGGCTACTAGAGGGGCGGCTCTGGTAGGTTATACCCTGCTGATGGCCCTGCTCACGGGTTACATTGCTCTGGGTCTACTCGGAGTCTTTCCGCAAATGCCCTGCAGTTGTGGTGGCATTCTTCGGGGCATGGGCTGGAAACCCCATTTGTATTTGAATCTCTTTTTTCTCGCTTTGGCCTTCACCAGTCTTCGCTGGCATTATCAGCAAAAGCCTTGAAAGCCCGTTTCCCGGAGTGGGAGTGCTCCGCGCGCTGCGGCCAGGGTACCTGCCTATCCCCTGTATACGTATAGGCTCCTTACTACTTGTACTCCTAGTAATCACTTAAATTGATGTCACTCATGCATGCATCCAAAGTAAGTCTGGCGGGCGTTTTCGCCTTTGTTTTCGCCGCTGGTGCGGCCCTGGCTACCCAGCAGGTTTCTGAGATCAAGTCGGCTTCCACAGAGTGGACCCGGGTTCGCCGGGGAACAACCATTGCTTGGGAGCAGATGAATACTACCCAATCCTGTATTGCCTCGAACCAACTCTGTAAAGCCGTTTTTGCTGAAGGCTATGATCCGAATGAGCATAGCAATCTCGAAAACGAAGCAGCCGCTGAATCGGTGATTCAGGACAATGGCTTTGTATCCCTGTAAGCTTAACTAGTAAACGCTTTTTCCTTAGCTTCCTGACGATTATCCATGACCCACCAACTGGGGGATGATTTGTATCGTCGTCCCGAAGGAAGCTTTTTTACACCCCCGCTTTTATAAGGCGGGGGAGTTTTGTTTAGCGCGGATTCTGAGCAATTCCACTCGCCTGGATTTCCGTCGTGGGAATTGGAAACGTGTAGCGTGGGTCATTGGGTTTGAGCGCATGTCGCTGGCCCTGATCATCCACCCGTTCAAGCGTTTTTTGCCAGCGCGACTCCAGGTTCAATCGCCGCAAATCCGCCCAGCGCAGTCCCCGGGCGACTAATTCCTTTCTTCGCTCCCGCAGTACAAGGTCCAGTACGTCAGAAACGGCACCGAGGCGGTAAGGCTGAAAGTGCACGGCCAAAAAACGGGCCTGTAGCAAGGTGTTTAGATCGGTAAGCGAAGCCTGGTTTTGTCCCAGGCGGGCGTAACATTCCGCCCGGGTAAGCAGGACTTCACCCGTAGTCAAGCTACCGCTAAAACCGCTACTTCCCGAATAACTTCCTTTAAAAACCCGATCGGGCGTAAAAAAGCAGGCACGACGCAGATCCCCAGTTTGATAGCTTGCATACAAACCCGCCTCTAGTTGCGTGCTTTCTTCGTAGTGAAACAAGTAGGGATTAGTTTGACTGTAAAAAATAATTTCGGGGTTTTCCTCCCAGCGCGGCATGGGCCGAACGGCCAGCGTGTCTAACTTTTGATAATCTAATAAAGAAGCCCCGCGTTCCAAACAGGCCGTCGCGTGTACTAAGGCCAGATCGTAACGCCCCATAGTTAGATACACCCGCGCGCGTAGTCCTTCCACGCCCCAGCGGCTTGGGCGTTGCCGGTACACGGAGCGCTCGGCTAAACGAAGGGCCGCTTCATCTAAATCCGATAATACTTGGTCGTAGGCCTGCTGCAAATTACCCCGGCCCACCAGAACGTTTACATTCGCAGTCAGCCGGATGGGAAGACCCAGCTCTTGAGGAGCCGTTTCAGCCTGGTAAGGCGCAGCAAACTGCTGTAGCAGCCCGTACAAGGCAAAGGCCCGGTGAAAATAGGCTTCCCCTTTTAATTGCTCGATTTCGGCCTGATTGTCCGGTGTCACCGGTACGTAAGGAATCCCGTCAAGCACAACGTTGGCAATAAAAATAGCCCCGTACGGTTTATTCCAATCATTTGATGCCTCACTGCCAAAGACGTCGGATTTCCACAGGTACGCCTTTTGCTCGATTTCACTTAGGGACTGGATACTACTGGGCTGTGCAACGAAATCATCGTCGGCTAGCGTATTCAGGCCGGGATAGATGTTTAAATCGCCCGTCGCCATATTATTAAGCAAGGCTCTAAAGTCCGCTACGGTGGTGGGTACCAACAAAGCCTTATTCGGTTTTTCTTCCAAAAACTTACTCTGGCAACCCATTAGCAGACTGCCTAAAATCCACAGGATCTTTTTCATAGGAAAGAAGATTAAAAGGTGAAGTTCATGCCCAGCGCCAGACTTCGCGCGGGCGGAAACCCATCAGGAAACTCCGGATCCAGTCCGCTTTTATCAGCCGTGTAGAGAAGGCCCAGATTCGCCGCGTAGAGATACACTTGTCCTTTGGGGAAACGGTAGCTTAAATTCATGTCCTGCCAGCGCAGGTGATCTCCCTTGGCAGCCAGGATCTCAGCGTTGGCATAAAAACTATCCCGGCTACTACTGAAGGTTTGAGGCCGGGAAGGCACCTGAGTCCAGGCTTCATCACCGGGTTGCTGCCAACGCAGGGCATAATCCCCGTGACTTGCCTTTCCCCCTAACACGTTACCGTACACGACGGAAGTCTTGCGAAAGAAATAACCCAGTCGGTAGGTCAGATTGGCCGAAAGCGAAAAGCGCTTGTAGGAAAGCGTATTACGAAGCGCTCCGTATACGAGTGGGCGTCGGGAGCCGTGGTAGACCAGATCGGTTAAAGGCACACTTACCAGTTGGGAATAGTTCTGGCTCACCTCCCCGTTTAGATAGCCCTGCGGATTGCCCGTCGCTGGATCCAGCCCCGCCCAGGCGTAACTATACAGCGCGTACTGGGGCTTGCCCTCTAAGGGAACATTCGCAGAACCGACAAAGGAGAGGGTACTGGAAGCAGGCCCCAGGTACTTAGTCAGCCAGTCCTTATTGTAGCTGAAGAGAAACGTCGTCTCCCACTTCAGTCGTCGATTGACATTTAAACTCGTCAGCGTCAAATCTATACCCCGGCCCTTCGTATTCGCTGAATTACCTTTCAAGGAAGCCACGCCCGTCTGCGGTGCCAGCGTGGAGGTAGCCATTAAATCCAAACCCTTTTTAGCGTACCACTCCAAACTTCCGACGATACGCCGGTTTTTGGATTGAAAATCCAGCCCGACGTTGGTCATGCCTACGCGTTCCCAGCGAAGCGAAGGGTTAGGCGGATTGGTAATCATCGCGTAAGGTAATCCCGAAGCGGCATCAAAGGACTGGTAGTAGGCTGTGGTGTAAGCCGATACACTTTTATCAATATTTCCGCTATATCCGTAAGTCAGGCGCAATTTGAGATACGGTAAAGCCGAAAGGTGATAAAAGGTCTCTTCGTGCAGGTTCCAGCCCAGACCCAGGGAATACAGAGGAACGCCCCGCTGGTTGGCATCCACGCCAAAAAGATTACTCTGATCGTAACGCGTGCTCGCCGATACGCTGTAGCGCCGGTCGTAGGTATAGGAAGCATTCGTATACAAAGAAAGAAAGCGGTCGACCTGCAGGGTACTCCCGTCCTTATAAGGAATGTAACTGAGCTGGGAAGCCGGGTTAATGGCCGATGCATAGGGCAAAAGGTAGTTCACGGCTTTACTCGTCAGGTGCTCGGCATCGTAGCCGTATAACCGCGCGGAACGCGCGTAGCGCCTCAGCTCAGAAATCTCGCTCCCCCCTAACCAGGAAAGCTCGTGCTTACCTCCCCAGTGCCGCTGATACGCCAGTTGCCCCCGCAGGTTATGACCGGTACTGCGCGCGTTACTCTCATCTAGCATATCTCCCAGCGGAATGGGTAAACTGCCATCGGCCTGCCGAAAGGAATTAATCAGCTTACGCGTTTCGTAGCTTTCCTGCTTTTGCAGGTTCCGCTGCAGCGAAGATCCCGGGGCATATTGGTACTGTAGCGAAGCCGTTAGGCCCGGTAGCACCTGATAACTTAGTCCCAGATTAAGCCGCAACTCCTGCGTTCGCCGGCTATAATCCGCTAGGCGTAATTCCTCTAAGGGCTTATAGTCCCAGGGCAGCGGCTGAGGCGTAAGAACCCCCACCCGGTAATCTTTTGGAATGGCCAGGGGCTGCCCCTGTTCATCCGCCAGCCGGGCATAGGGATTTTTAGATAGCAGTTGCACCTGATTCATGGGCGTGAGCCCGCCATTATTTTGCAGGGTGCGGCCCGCCGTCAGGTAGAATTCTGTCGTCAGGTCGAGTTTTCGCTTGAGAAGGGACCAGGTATTTTTCGCGCTCAGGGTTAGACGCCGGTAGCCATCCCCCACGGCCGTACTGCGATTCTCATCCCAACCCGCGGCTACCCGGTACCGATGCTGAGCAGCCCCTCCCGTCAGGTTTAATGCGTACTGCTGGTTGATGCTGGGCTGGTACAGATACCGCAGGTAGTCCTGGCGTACATCCTGCGTTTTCAGTTGTTCCAGTTGCTGAGCCACCTGCGCCGCCGACAACTTTCCGTCCCGTCCCGCAATGAGCAGTTCCACCACGGGACTCAACACGAGCTTATTGGGGGAAGTCTCCTGACTTCGGTAATAGCCCCTGGTAAACAACTGCTGCTCGTTGGCAATGAAGTCCGCCGAGCTCATCAGCGAAACATAATAGGGATCCGGTTTTTCGCCCACGGTCACGTTCGCCGTCAGCGAAACCACCGGAGCCTGATTAAATTTTCCCTGTTTCGTGGTAATGACGATTACCCCATTGCCGGCTCTTGCCCCCCATATGGAAGCGGCGGCGGCATCTTTTAGGACGGTTACGCTTTCCACGTCGTTGGGGTTGATGGTATTGATATCCCCTTCAAAGGCAAAGTTGTCAATGACAATCAGGGGTTCGGCGCGGGCATTGAGCGTGCTTTGGCCGCGGATTCGGATGGGCGTCTGGGCGTTGGGGCTACTATTCTGCCGAACAAAGGTAAGTCCCGGCACCACGTCAGCCAGCCGGCTAATCAAATCCGTACTGACACTGCGGTTTAACAGCTGCTGATCCACAGTGACAAAGGAACCCGTCGCCCGCTCCTTGGGAATGCGTTCAAAGCCATTAGAAATCACCACCTCGGAAAGTTGACTGGCTTCTTCACTCAGGGCAATGGTTCCCACGTTTGGGCCCAGGGGCACTGGCTTGCTTTGGTAGCCCACGCTGGAAATGATGAGCATACCCGTCTGCTGCGCCGTGCGCAAGGTAAAGCGCCCCAACGAATCCGTCGTCGTTCCCAGGTTGCTATCCTGCAACCGCACACTAGCTCCCGCCAGAGGCTGTAAGTGCGGTAGCGCCACTACGCGCCCCTGGGTAATCAACTGGCAGGTGCCCAGCCCCGGTAGTGCCAGGGCCCACAAAAAAATTAAAATCTGCTTCATGATAAGTATATGGTTAAGAGAAGAAAGGATTAACGGTCGCGAATGATCAAAAAAGGAAGCGTACGCTGTTCGGCGGTGATTTCCAAGTCATAGGGAACCAGTGCCTGATTCAGAGCTTTGAGATCTGATACGGTTGCCGGTAAGTCCAAATCCGTCTTTTGCCGCAGGCCCGTCTCATCGATTAACAGAGCAGGACTGCGCTGGGTATAGTTGATTTGGTAGAAGAGCTGGGCAAAGGAGGCGTTACGTAAGCGGTAGCCGAAGGTATCATGCTGAATCACAGGCTTGCCTCCAGTAGCGGCAGGTAGCTTGTTTTGATCGGAGGTACGGCGCATCACAAAACAGTCCAGAAGTCGCTGTTCTACCCCGGCCTTATACTGCGGAAATAGGCGGGCTAATTCCTGCTGCATAATCGGGTAAAAATCCTTTTGCATGGATTTCGGAACCAGTAGCTCGTAACAGTAGCCATTGCCCGCCTTTTGCCAATCGATGAAATCCTGCCCGACAAGATCGGTCGTCAAGCACGAAGGGTCTTTTACTTCAAAGCGGGTATTAAGCTCGGTAAAAACCTGGGGTCTAACCGAATACGCCGTTTTATACAGCCAACTTAAGCTCTGGTTAGTGCCCAGGTATTTCATGCCGGTGCTATCACGCTTTAAAATAGAGCCGTAAGGCAGACCTGACGTGTGACTCGTGAGCACGGAATGGTAGATGAGGTTCTCTCCTTTGCCTCCGTTATTATTGACTAGAAACGGCAGCTGCCGATCAAACGCTAGCGGCGCCACGTATTCCTGTTGCCTTACGCTGAGCTGACGGCTTTGCAAATACGTTTGAATCGTTTCGGCGGTTACTTCCCTGGGTTCCGTAAAGGCGCGAACGACCCCCGAAGCGTCAATCCACACGTAATGTGGGAGCGAGTTATGCGGAAAAAGCGCGTGTAACAGCGTATCTTCTACGACTTCCGGTCCTTCTATACGTCGCTTGTATTTAGCTTCATATTTAGCCCTGAATGCTTCTACTTCCTTACGGCTTTGACTCGTAACGGAAAGCACCTGCAATTGGCCTTCGAACTGCTTTTCCAGTTCCTGATGCTTTGGGATCATGGCAATGCAAGGGCTGCACCAGGTAGCCCAAAAGTCCAGCAGCACCAGCTTACCTTTTAAGGAAGTAGTGGGTAAGGACTTTCCTTGGTGGTGAAGTACCGTGGGTAAATCAATATTGGGTAAGGTATCTCCTACTGAAAGGGGGTTTCGCTGTGCCAGCAGCGCGCTGGAAAGGCATAGCATTCCCAGCAAACACATGAATGGTTTCATTGTTTGGATGTGATTAAAATCAGGAAAGAAAGGGCAAAGCAGGTGCTGGCGCTTAAGGGGATCTTAAGCGCAAAGGGATACTGCCTAGGGGCGTGCACTCCCCTAGCCTGCTTAAAAGCAGCTATCTAGACTGCGGTCAGTCCGGAGGACAGATAATAAGGGAAAGCATAGACTCCATACCGTGTTGCGTTTAGCTTTTCCTAACAAGGAAAAAGCGGTGAATGGAACGAAGGAATGAGTCTCTTTTCATAAGTCAAGCGCCAAAAGAAGAAAGGAAGGCGTGGAGCTTCACTTATTGCCCTTGAGGTACTGGCATACCTACCACAAATAAGCTAGTCCACGCCAAAGTCGGGTGTTCAGAACTCATTTGTCTCGTGGTAGCGTGAAAAGTGCCAGTTTTCGAGGGCGAGACTTATATAACGAAATTAAAAAGCTAAAAAAGACACTCATACTTCAACTTAGCGATACAAAGATATAAAAAATTGCAAATAACGAAAATATAATTGCAACATTTGCAATTATATTTTCAAATACATCCATTATATACTGATTTTCAATAATTTACAATACTATACATTTGCAGCCAAACGATATCACCAAATTGAAATGGCTGAAAATAGAATAAAAGCTATCCTAGCTGAAAAGAAAATAAATAGCGTATTATTAGTAGAGTATTTACATAAAGATGCTAGTACTATATCTCGGTGGTGCAATAATAAGAGTCAACCTCATGTAAATGATTTATATAAAATAGCTGAATTTCTAAAAGTTGATATAAGAGACTTACTTGTAAAGACAGAATGGGATACAGGGCCATCACCTGCAGAAGTATTGAAAACGAAAAGAGAAGAAATTAAAATGGCTAAGAAAAGCAAAAAAGATAAACCTAAAAAACGTAGTGCAAAACTTGATTGATTCGATATATAATAAATCGTTAACCAGCTTG
This is a stretch of genomic DNA from Siphonobacter curvatus. It encodes these proteins:
- a CDS encoding SusC/RagA family TonB-linked outer membrane protein, giving the protein MKQILIFLWALALPGLGTCQLITQGRVVALPHLQPLAGASVRLQDSNLGTTTDSLGRFTLRTAQQTGMLIISSVGYQSKPVPLGPNVGTIALSEEASQLSEVVISNGFERIPKERATGSFVTVDQQLLNRSVSTDLISRLADVVPGLTFVRQNSSPNAQTPIRIRGQSTLNARAEPLIVIDNFAFEGDINTINPNDVESVTVLKDAAAASIWGARAGNGVIVITTKQGKFNQAPVVSLTANVTVGEKPDPYYVSLMSSADFIANEQQLFTRGYYRSQETSPNKLVLSPVVELLIAGRDGKLSAAQVAQQLEQLKTQDVRQDYLRYLYQPSINQQYALNLTGGAAQHRYRVAAGWDENRSTAVGDGYRRLTLSAKNTWSLLKRKLDLTTEFYLTAGRTLQNNGGLTPMNQVQLLSKNPYARLADEQGQPLAIPKDYRVGVLTPQPLPWDYKPLEELRLADYSRRTQELRLNLGLSYQVLPGLTASLQYQYAPGSSLQRNLQKQESYETRKLINSFRQADGSLPIPLGDMLDESNARSTGHNLRGQLAYQRHWGGKHELSWLGGSEISELRRYARSARLYGYDAEHLTSKAVNYLLPYASAINPASQLSYIPYKDGSTLQVDRFLSLYTNASYTYDRRYSVSASTRYDQSNLFGVDANQRGVPLYSLGLGWNLHEETFYHLSALPYLKLRLTYGYSGNIDKSVSAYTTAYYQSFDAASGLPYAMITNPPNPSLRWERVGMTNVGLDFQSKNRRIVGSLEWYAKKGLDLMATSTLAPQTGVASLKGNSANTKGRGIDLTLTSLNVNRRLKWETTFLFSYNKDWLTKYLGPASSTLSFVGSANVPLEGKPQYALYSYAWAGLDPATGNPQGYLNGEVSQNYSQLVSVPLTDLVYHGSRRPLVYGALRNTLSYKRFSLSANLTYRLGYFFRKTSVVYGNVLGGKASHGDYALRWQQPGDEAWTQVPSRPQTFSSSRDSFYANAEILAAKGDHLRWQDMNLSYRFPKGQVYLYAANLGLLYTADKSGLDPEFPDGFPPARSLALGMNFTF
- a CDS encoding TlpA family protein disulfide reductase, which gives rise to MKPFMCLLGMLCLSSALLAQRNPLSVGDTLPNIDLPTVLHHQGKSLPTTSLKGKLVLLDFWATWCSPCIAMIPKHQELEKQFEGQLQVLSVTSQSRKEVEAFRAKYEAKYKRRIEGPEVVEDTLLHALFPHNSLPHYVWIDASGVVRAFTEPREVTAETIQTYLQSRQLSVRQQEYVAPLAFDRQLPFLVNNNGGKGENLIYHSVLTSHTSGLPYGSILKRDSTGMKYLGTNQSLSWLYKTAYSVRPQVFTELNTRFEVKDPSCLTTDLVGQDFIDWQKAGNGYCYELLVPKSMQKDFYPIMQQELARLFPQYKAGVEQRLLDCFVMRRTSDQNKLPAATGGKPVIQHDTFGYRLRNASFAQLFYQINYTQRSPALLIDETGLRQKTDLDLPATVSDLKALNQALVPYDLEITAEQRTLPFLIIRDR
- a CDS encoding helix-turn-helix transcriptional regulator: MAENRIKAILAEKKINSVLLVEYLHKDASTISRWCNNKSQPHVNDLYKIAEFLKVDIRDLLVKTEWDTGPSPAEVLKTKREEIKMAKKSKKDKPKKRSAKLD